CAAGCGACTAAGGACAATGCTGCACTAACGTTAGTTCTCAGTAGCAATGAGCAAACCAAAGCAGTTTATCCTTTTGATTTTCAGCTAGTGTTCACCTACGTACTACAAGGAAACACCCTAGAAATTCACCAGGAATATCAAAATCTTTCCAATACACAGTTGCCGTTTTCTTTTGGGTTCCATCCTTACTTCTTGATAGGGGATAAAAGCCAATTAGAGTTTGCTATTCCTTCTCAAGAGTATCAAGACCAGACCACGAAGGAAGTTCACCCTTTCAACGGCAGTTTTGACTTTAACCGTGATGAAATTGATTTTGCTTTTAATCACATTACTAGTCAGTCAGCGAGTGTTACAGACCATAGCCGCAAGCTAAAATTGACCTTAGACTCAGATGATGTTTTTTCAATGTTGGTATTTTGGACGCTGAAGGGCAAGGATTTCTACTGTCTAGAGCCTTGGAGCGCTCCCCGTAACTCTCTTAACACTGGCGAAAAGTTGACAGTGATAGAGCCAGCGTCTAGCTACAAAGCATCTGTAAGATTGTCGGCAAGTTTTTTCTAAAATTACTTGACAGTTCTCTTAATGATAGTGCTATAATTGGAAAGTTGCGAAACAAACTCAAGGGTCGCTAACTCAACGGTAGAGTACTCGGCTTTTAACCGATTAGTTCCGGGTTCGAATCCCGGGCGACCCATATATAACCAAATATATTAGCAGATGTTTTAAGCGTTACTGGTGTTCCTGCTTGTTTTCTTTTCACCTCACGCAAAGAGAAAGGTTGGCGATCGCTAGACATCTATTGCAAATACAGCTTTATCATTCAATATATTAGGAAAGCATTAGAAGCGATCGCTACATATTTTAGCTATTAATTGCTACATATAGAATGTGGAAAACATTTAATTATCAAGCTTACTAAATATACTCCTTTCCGCGCTTTTACTGCGCTTTTTCAGTAGTCAGCAAAACTATACTAGTTCTATTTGGTGGAACTATTTATGGTATCAAAAACTACTGGAATACAAAGTAAAGGAACTCAAGTAAAAACTCTGACTCTGCTTGCATTATGGGATTTAGGAGGCGCAAAGGCGGAAGTTAAGAAAAGCGACCTCACCAAGCGAGTTACACGGACTAAAGAAAAGGCAAAAGATTATCAGTTAGTTTTTGAGGAATTACAACAAACTGGTGCAATTGCGATCGCAACTAAAAACAGAGTAGCTAAGATTTCTCTCACTGATAAAGGTTTGCAAATCTTGGGTGATGGTTTAAAAAGCCAAGATTTTGAGTTTGCTGGACAACAAATTGGTACACCAGTGGCGAATGCGTTAGTTAAATGGATTCGTCAGATAGATGCTGTGGGAATTTCTCAGATTAATTCAGATAAGCAATCGAATCAAAGTGCTAAGGATGCGATGGTTTCCAAAAAATCGGAGGTCATCGCTTCTTATGACAAGTTTAAGTCAGTGGTGTTGGAAGTATACGGCAAGTTGAACTATGAGTACAACTTTAACCATCTAGTACCAATTTATCGGATTAGGAGAGCAGTAGGCGATCGTTTAAGCCGTACCCAGTTTAATGATTGGCTACTAGAAATGCAGGCTGACGATATTTTGCAGCTACAAGGCGGAAGTGTAGAAGATAGCGCACCCGACAAGATAGAAGATTCCATAACTACTGTATTAGATGGATTACGTTGCTACGCCAAATTGTTGAAAGTCTAATTTTTGCTTACTCACTATTAAATGTATAACGCCATGATTGCTACTACATCTACTATTGATGAACTAATTAAGAATCAGAATCCTTTTGCTGGTCATATTGTGGTCAGACCGCAGCAGATATGGGGGAAAAGTTACCCTGATGTTTCCTCAATTAATGCTCATGCTTCTAACGCTGTTTTTGATGCAGTTGAAAACATTCGTAATAGAAAGCGTGAAACTGTAGGCATCACAATAACTGCTGAGAAAGGATTAGGTAAAAGCCACATTATTAGTCGTATTCGTCATCGCTTGCAAGCAGAAGATAATACTTTATTTATCTACATGAGCAAGTATGACAACTTGAATCAAATCAACTATCAATTTCAACAAACTGTTGCTTCTAGCTTGAGAGCATTTGGCAATCAAAAAGTGATGCAATGGCAAGAAATAGCCGCAGCTTTAATTAATGATGCTAAAAAGTGTAATTATACACCACAGCAATACATCAGCAATATCTATCCAACTTGGTTAAACAAATACTCAAGTAGGACAATTGATAGCCTAACAGAAGCAGTTCTTAAAATTAAGCCTGATGTTAATAATCCTTATATAATCAGAGCTATTCTTTGGACTCTCTCTACAACACATGCTCATTATGCAACTTATTGGTTATCAGGTTTAGAAATAACTCCAACACAAGCTGATATATTAGGTTTACCTAATCCTAAAAATGAAGATCGGGAGGCTGAAGCATTAAGTAATGTACGGCAGATATTAGATATTACAAGCCATTATAGAGTTCCAGTGATTTGCTTCGATGAATTAGACAATACTAATATTTCCGATACAGGTTTTACAGCAGCACAAATTATTGCTTCTTTAGCAAAGGATTTATACAATAGCCTAAAGCAAGGTGTTTTATTACTATCAATGTATCCTAACACTTGGAATGAACAAATTAGGGTACTACCACAAGCTGAAGCAGTAATTGATAGACTATGTAGCGAACAAACAGATAGACAACCCATAACATTAAAATATCTTAATTCAGATGATATTATTGCTCTTGTTCAACAGTGGCTAAGAGACTTTTATCAAGAAAATAATCAAAATCCACCATATCCTCTCTATCCATTTGATGAAAGTAAACTTAAAGAACTGGGTAAGGGTAAACCTATTGTGAGATCAGTTCTAAAATGGTGTGCAGAAAATTTTACATCTTTTATACTTCCAGATGATAAAAAATCATCTTTACATCCTGTTCAATCATACTTTGATAGCGAGTTAACGAATGTTGAGACTTCTATTGATTCATTAATGGAAGAAGAAAAAACCATTAGTGATTCACTTCGTTTAGGATTTCGTAGCCTAATTGGTGAGACTGTAGAAGGAGTAACGATTTTAAGTATTGAGAATATACCAAATCAAGAACATATCGACTTCAAAATTATCGGTAATGATAAAAAAGTAAAAATTGGAGTAGATGTATTACAACAAGCAGGCGGTGGCTATGTAACAGCAGCTTTGAATAAACTTACTGATTATAGAAAGTTTCATTTAACTCGTGGTTGCTTAGTACGCTCAAAAAAAATTAATAATGCAGCAGTCTTAGCTAGACAACATTTGCAAAAACTATTACAAAAGCTAGGTGGAGAGTGGGTATTATTACAGGCTAAAGATATAAAACCTCTTTTGGCAATCTATTTCGTTTGGATTAATTGTAATAGTTATGGAATAACAGAGGAACAAATATTTGATTTTATTAAACAACAGGAGATAGCTATCAATAATCCTTTAATTCGAGAAATTCTGAGTGATCCTTCTGGGCAAGAACCTATTAATTTAACGGATGATGAATTACCTATGAGAATACCTCAAACAGTGTCTAGCGCAGATAGTATCGAACTAAACCTATAACTAACCAACAATGAGTCAGCTGTTTTCCATGCCGACAGCGCTGTGTTTACTTGCCCCTGAGATTGAAGCATTAATACAGGGGCGGACAATTGCAGCAATGTCTAAAATGTTTATTCGTCCTGGGCAAAAATTTTCTCTTTATCCTATTGAATCTTCAGGTAATGCACTGCCAATTGAGCAATACTATCATGTAAATTTATTGCCCATCTCCCAGACAACTGTTAAACAAAATACGTCTCAAACTGTCTCAATTCAAGCTTGGGCAAGGTGTGAACTTTGTCAAATTATAGATAAGACTAAACCGTTAAATGTTTTGTCCCAATTAACAATTTGGACACCAGAAGCATTTGAGACAATCATACAGAAACAAGGGAATATTTTTCTTGTTTACTTACGGGTTTATCATTTGTCTCAGGCGTGTGAAGTTGCATTTGATGATAGTTTTCAAGAAAAACTGGGTAAATTTGTGAGTTTACCTAATATCGCTGGTTCTGAGGATAAACCGATTTTAAGCGATCGCACTTTCGCACAACGCAAGCAGCAGCTAGAAAAACTAGAACCACCACAGCACCCAGAGTTAGAAGCATTGCAAACTGCTTTAACACAAATCTCTCATACTCACCCAGATGCGAAAGAACTAGATGATGATATCCGCAGATTTCTAGGTTGGAATAGTGATAAACCTGAAATCACACTCGATTCAGATTTAGTGTGGATTGAAAAAATAGCTGAAGTTGGCAATTCTAGTGATGGACAGACATTTGAAAAATTAGTGCGTCGAGGATTATTAAAATTAGGCTTTACTGGTTCAGGGATAAATCCAGATGCAACTGGCGGGGCTGGAGGTATGGATTTTTATGCTGAAACACCTTACCCCATCGTAGGAGAATGCAAAGCTACTAAAACAGAAAAGGTTTCTGATGGTACACCTGCACAATTACTAAAGATAGGTTTAAATCATCTAGATAACTTTCAGTATGAGCAAGCAGTAAAATTAATTGTTGCTGCTGGAGAACTTACTAATTTCGCCCTAAGAACTGCTACTAATCAAAAAATGAATGTAATTCGCCCTGAAACACTACAAAAGCTAGTTGAACTGCAAGCACACCATAAAAACTCTATAAATTTATTAGAAATGAAAGATTGTTTGCAAAAAGAGCCTTTTGGTTTAGCTGATGATAAAGTACAGTCTTATATTGATAAAGTTGAACAGAATATCAAATTGCGATCGCACATTATTCAAGTATTAAAAAACTATCTAGAGCGTACTAAATATGAAGGTGCTGGGGTTGAGTCACTTCATGCTGCCTATGTGACATCTAATAATACTCCTCCTTTGGAATCTAGTAGTCTGCCAAGACAACTTTGCTAGGTTAGAGTTGGATATAAACGCTGCATTTTTCGGCGAGCATCTTTGGTTTGGAAACCCCAATAGACACTGGCTTTTTGCTGATTACGTTGTTTCTCCCAAGCGGCAATCTCAGAAGTTAATGTTTCTGCATTAGGAATACGCCGTTCTAAACATTGGCGGGATAAAACAGATAATTCAATTTCTACTTGATTCAACCAAGAAGCGTGCTTAGGAGTATAGTGAAACTCTAATTTTTGAATAATTCGACGTGCTTCTTCTGGTGGAAAAACTTCATATAATGCGCTGGGAGTATGAATATTCAGGTTATCAACTACCAAACGAATAACATCAGCATCTTGGTAGCAAACATCTACTAAATTTTTCATCTGTTTAGCAAAATCGACTTTAGTTCGACGTTCTGTAACTTCGATATGCCGCCAACCTGCCAAGGGTTGAAAACACGCAAATAAATTTACTGTCCCGTTACGTTTATACTCGAAATCATAACGTTCAGGCTGCTCCGGCTCTGGTGGCAAAGGAAGTCTTACTTCTTCTACTAGTTGGTAGGGACGTTCATCAAAGCAGACTACAGGACGTTTAGGATCATAAGGCTCATTGTATAAATCCAACACATCTTCCATTCGGAAAACATATTCTGCGTTAACTTCAGGAATGCACCACTGTTGTTTTAACCACGGTTTGATTTCATTTTTTTTAAAGTTTGACGCACTGTTTCGTCCGAAATTGAATCTATGATACCAACGTTCACTAAATGATCCGCTAATAATTGCATTGTCCAACGTACTCTTCCAACTGGTGGATTGGAACAAGCAGTGGCAATTAAAAATGCTTCTTGTTTTTCATCTAACTTTTTAGGTTTTGGTGGATGAACTTCATCCTTTAAAGCAAAATCTAACCCCCCAATGACAAATTTTTCTCGTATTCGTTGCACTGTTGCAACATGCGCTCTAACTATGCTAGCGATCGCTTGATCCGTTTCTCCTTCAGAAGCCATTAGAAGAATGTTTGCACGGGTTATGGTTCTTGCTTTGTGTTTACCTTTTTTAATTATTGCTTGTAGCTGAGAAACTTCCTCTTCATTCAAGTCAACAATGTACTTTTTCGCCATGTTACACCCCGTTTTTGGCTATTTTACCAATTAGAGGTTTTACTTAGCAAAGTTACCTTGGCAGACTACTAGAGAATTACACGATATTTTGATAGAACTTTCATCACCATTAACAGGCTATATAGGAAGAGTTAAAGGGAAAGATTGGAGAAGCGATCGCTTTTACTACCTCCGTGATTTACCAATCAATACAAAATGAAACATCGCCCTCACTATCCCCACGCAAAAAAAGCAATAGCATATTTAGCTACTGCTTTGATAAATGACCAACGCATTATTTTTTATTAGTTTTAGCGTCCGTAACCGTATTCGTCTGCTGGGTCGCCATAGGGGTCTTCACTGGCGGGGCTGATATCACCGTAGTTTTGGTCAGCAGGGTCGCCGTAAGGATCTTGACTTGCAGGGGTTACATCGCCGTATGATTGATTAGCAGGGTCGCCATAAGGGTCTTGACTGGCTGGAGTTAAGTCACCGTAGTATTGACCGGCCGGGTCGCCGTATGGGTCTTGATTTGCTGGGGTGAAGTCGCCGTATGATTGATCAGCAGGGTCGCCGTATGGGTCTTGACTAGCTGGGGTTACTTCGCGATCAGAATAATAAGTATCACGATATTCTGAATCTTGATCATACTCGTCGTTGTTGGCTCCAGTTAAAAACTCTCTTGCTTTGTCAAAAAAGTTGTTTACCATAATTCATCTCCTGATTTTGGTTTTAATCGCATCTAGTATGCTGGAGCTTCCTGTGGCGCGAGATTTGTTAAATCACGACCTGTAGAGCGTCCGTTGTAGCCTTGAAAATCTCGATACTGTTGCGCTTGTGACTCTGGAACTCTAATTCCTCCCTGTGGTGGCGTTACCCAGTGAGGGCGACCTTGGTTATCGCGGTAGTAAACACGCCCGTTTTTGGACAAGTAATATTTTCCATTTGACCCTGTACCTTGGGCGTTCTTACGCTGTTGATACAAGTAGTACAAAGCAGCCGCACCAGCTAAAACTGCCACTTTCTGTCCTGTAGAAAACCCTCTTTTTGTTTGGGGTTGGT
Above is a genomic segment from Nostoc sp. MS1 containing:
- a CDS encoding IS630 family transposase (programmed frameshift) yields the protein MAKKYIVDLNEEEVSQLQAIIKKGKHKARTITRANILLMASEGETDQAIASIVRAHVATVQRIREKFVIGGLDFALKDEVHPPKPKKLDEKQEAFLIATACSNPPVGRVRWTMQLLADHLVNVGIIDSISDETVRQTLKKNEIKPWLKQQWCIPEVNAEYVFRMEDVLDLYNEPYDPKRPVVCFDERPYQLVEEVRLPLPPEPEQPERYDFEYKRNGTVNLFACFQPLAGWRHIEVTERRTKVDFAKQMKNLVDVCYQDADVIRLVVDNLNIHTPSALYEVFPPEEARRIIQKLEFHYTPKHASWLNQVEIELSVLSRQCLERRIPNAETLTSEIAAWEKQRNQQKASVYWGFQTKDARRKMQRLYPTLT
- a CDS encoding translation initiation factor, encoding MVNNFFDKAREFLTGANNDEYDQDSEYRDTYYSDREVTPASQDPYGDPADQSYGDFTPANQDPYGDPAGQYYGDLTPASQDPYGDPANQSYGDVTPASQDPYGDPADQNYGDISPASEDPYGDPADEYGYGR
- a CDS encoding aldose epimerase — its product is MFSIAIQQQQYKTYILSDETTGSQLEVVPERGGIITRWRVGGEEILYLDAERFSHPDLSVRGGVPILFPICGNMPGNAYTLNGQQYTLKQHGFARDLPWTVVEQATKDNAALTLVLSSNEQTKAVYPFDFQLVFTYVLQGNTLEIHQEYQNLSNTQLPFSFGFHPYFLIGDKSQLEFAIPSQEYQDQTTKEVHPFNGSFDFNRDEIDFAFNHITSQSASVTDHSRKLKLTLDSDDVFSMLVFWTLKGKDFYCLEPWSAPRNSLNTGEKLTVIEPASSYKASVRLSASFF
- a CDS encoding DUF1802 family protein; translated protein: MSQLFSMPTALCLLAPEIEALIQGRTIAAMSKMFIRPGQKFSLYPIESSGNALPIEQYYHVNLLPISQTTVKQNTSQTVSIQAWARCELCQIIDKTKPLNVLSQLTIWTPEAFETIIQKQGNIFLVYLRVYHLSQACEVAFDDSFQEKLGKFVSLPNIAGSEDKPILSDRTFAQRKQQLEKLEPPQHPELEALQTALTQISHTHPDAKELDDDIRRFLGWNSDKPEITLDSDLVWIEKIAEVGNSSDGQTFEKLVRRGLLKLGFTGSGINPDATGGAGGMDFYAETPYPIVGECKATKTEKVSDGTPAQLLKIGLNHLDNFQYEQAVKLIVAAGELTNFALRTATNQKMNVIRPETLQKLVELQAHHKNSINLLEMKDCLQKEPFGLADDKVQSYIDKVEQNIKLRSHIIQVLKNYLERTKYEGAGVESLHAAYVTSNNTPPLESSSLPRQLC